The Trinickia acidisoli genome includes a window with the following:
- the parC gene encoding DNA topoisomerase IV subunit A codes for MDQQDDLFAPPAAPDGESLTLGHYAERAYLDYAVSVVKGRALPDVSDGQKPVQRRILFAMNEMGLSADAKPVKSARVVGDVLGKYHPHGDQSAYDALVRLAQDFAMRYPLIDGQGNFGSRDGDGAAAMRYTEARLTPIAKLLLDEINEGTVDFAPNYDGSFQEPKLLPARLPFLLLNGASGIAVGLATEIPSHNLREVAAAAVAMIRHPKITHAELMEIIPGPDFPGGGQIISSSAEIAAAYETGRGSLKVRARWKIEDLARGQWQLVVNELPPGTSAQKVLEEIEELTNPKIKLGKKSLTPEQLQTKQTLLGLLDAVRDESGKDAPVRIVFEPKSSRIDQTEFVHSLLAHTSLESNAALNLVMIGADGRPRQKGIVEILGEWIGFRFATVTRRTRHRLTKVDDRIHILEGRMIVFLNIDEVIRIIRESDEPKAALMSAFGLSERQADDILDIRLRQLARLEKIKIEKELEALRDEKSKLEELLANESTMKRQIVKEIEGDAKQYGDERRTLIQQEKRATFEARVVDEPVTVVVSQRGWVRALKGHGLDVGSFTFKDGDGLYAAFQCRTPDMLIAWGSKGRVYSVLVSMLPGGRGDGAPVTSLVDLEAGTHLMHYYAANVEQPLLLGSSNGYGFVARVGDMVSRVKAGKSFMTIDDGAQPLAPMPVLPQATQVACLSSTGRLAVFGLDEMKTLAAGGRGIILMGLDEGEKLTQALAIGPAGVVLLGVGRAGKPQEALLAGAALAPHVGKRARRGRAPDARLKITALRPALD; via the coding sequence ATGGATCAACAAGACGACTTGTTCGCACCGCCTGCCGCGCCCGACGGCGAGTCGCTGACGCTCGGCCATTACGCGGAGCGCGCCTACCTCGACTATGCCGTCAGCGTCGTCAAGGGCCGCGCACTGCCCGACGTCAGCGACGGACAAAAGCCCGTGCAGCGCCGCATTCTGTTCGCCATGAACGAGATGGGCCTTTCCGCCGATGCGAAGCCCGTGAAGTCGGCCCGCGTCGTCGGCGACGTCCTCGGCAAATACCATCCGCACGGCGATCAGTCGGCCTATGACGCGCTCGTGCGCCTAGCGCAAGACTTCGCGATGCGTTATCCGCTCATCGACGGCCAGGGTAATTTCGGCTCGCGCGATGGCGACGGTGCGGCGGCGATGCGATACACCGAAGCGCGTCTGACGCCGATCGCGAAGCTGTTGCTCGACGAGATCAACGAGGGCACCGTCGATTTCGCGCCGAATTACGACGGCTCGTTCCAAGAGCCGAAGTTGCTGCCCGCGCGCTTGCCGTTCCTGTTGCTCAACGGGGCGTCGGGGATCGCGGTTGGTTTGGCGACGGAAATCCCTTCGCACAATCTGCGTGAAGTCGCAGCGGCGGCCGTCGCGATGATCCGGCATCCGAAGATCACGCACGCGGAGTTGATGGAGATTATCCCTGGCCCCGACTTCCCCGGGGGCGGCCAGATCATCTCGAGTTCGGCCGAGATCGCCGCTGCCTACGAGACGGGGCGCGGCAGCCTGAAGGTGCGGGCGCGCTGGAAGATCGAAGATCTCGCGCGCGGCCAGTGGCAACTCGTCGTGAACGAGCTGCCGCCGGGCACGTCGGCCCAGAAGGTGCTCGAGGAAATCGAGGAGCTCACGAATCCGAAGATCAAGCTCGGCAAGAAGTCGCTGACGCCGGAGCAGCTACAGACCAAGCAAACGCTGCTGGGGCTGCTCGATGCCGTGCGCGACGAGTCGGGCAAGGACGCGCCCGTGCGCATCGTATTCGAGCCCAAGTCGAGCCGCATCGATCAGACCGAGTTCGTCCACTCGCTGCTCGCTCATACGAGTCTCGAATCGAACGCGGCGCTCAATCTGGTGATGATCGGCGCTGACGGACGGCCGCGGCAAAAGGGCATCGTCGAGATCCTGGGCGAGTGGATCGGCTTTCGCTTCGCCACGGTCACGCGGCGCACGCGCCACCGGCTGACGAAGGTCGACGATCGGATCCACATCCTCGAAGGCCGGATGATCGTCTTCCTCAATATCGACGAGGTCATTCGCATCATCCGCGAATCGGACGAGCCGAAGGCCGCGCTGATGAGTGCGTTCGGCTTGAGCGAACGGCAAGCCGACGACATTCTCGACATCCGGCTGCGCCAGCTTGCTCGGCTCGAGAAGATCAAGATCGAGAAGGAGCTCGAAGCGTTGCGCGACGAGAAGTCCAAGCTCGAAGAGCTGCTCGCGAACGAATCGACGATGAAGCGCCAGATCGTCAAGGAAATTGAAGGCGATGCGAAGCAGTACGGCGACGAACGTCGCACGTTGATCCAGCAGGAGAAGCGCGCGACGTTCGAGGCGCGCGTCGTGGACGAGCCGGTGACGGTCGTTGTTTCGCAGCGCGGCTGGGTGCGTGCGCTCAAGGGCCACGGGCTCGACGTCGGCAGTTTCACGTTCAAGGACGGCGATGGCCTCTACGCCGCGTTCCAGTGTCGTACGCCCGACATGCTCATCGCTTGGGGCAGCAAAGGCCGCGTCTATTCGGTCCTCGTGTCGATGCTGCCGGGCGGCCGGGGCGACGGCGCTCCGGTCACTTCGCTCGTCGACCTCGAAGCGGGAACGCATCTGATGCATTACTATGCCGCGAACGTCGAGCAGCCGTTGCTGCTCGGGTCGAGCAACGGCTATGGATTCGTCGCGCGCGTCGGCGACATGGTGAGCCGCGTCAAGGCCGGCAAATCGTTCATGACGATCGACGACGGCGCGCAGCCGCTGGCCCCGATGCCGGTGCTGCCGCAAGCGACGCAAGTGGCCTGTTTGTCGAGCACGGGGCGGCTTGCCGTGTTCGGCCTCGACGAGATGAAGACGCTCGCGGCCGGCGGGCGCGGCATCATCCTGATGGGGCTCGATGAGGGTGAAAAGCTCACGCAGGCGCTGGCGATCGGGCCGGCCGGCGTCGTGCTGCTCGGCGTGGGCCGCGCGGGCAAGCCGCAAGAGGCGCTGCTTGCCGGCGCCGCACTCGCGCCGCACGTCGGCAAGCGTGCCCGTCGCGGGCGTGCGCCCGACGCGCGTTTGAAGATAACGGCATTGCGGCCCGCGCTCGATTGA
- a CDS encoding rubredoxin, which produces MSDVIEYKSWVCVICGWIYNEEEGLPDEGIAAGTRFADIPDDWRCPLCDVTKDEFAIVEF; this is translated from the coding sequence GTGAGCGACGTTATCGAGTACAAAAGTTGGGTTTGCGTAATTTGCGGTTGGATTTACAACGAAGAGGAAGGGCTGCCGGATGAGGGCATCGCGGCGGGTACGCGTTTCGCCGACATCCCCGATGATTGGCGCTGCCCGCTGTGCGACGTGACGAAGGACGAGTTCGCCATCGTCGAGTTCTGA
- a CDS encoding ATP-binding cassette domain-containing protein — protein sequence MSLYSIVDAQLAFGHVALLDHADFSLEAGERVGLIGRNGAGKSSLLKIVAGLMHPDDGLVTGQQALSTVYVPQEPEFDAQASVFDTVAGGLAPMRASLDEYDAVAHALAATPEGAEHDALLARMNTLQSALDTAGAWNWRTRVATTIAQLNLDGDARVGALSGGMQKRVALAQALVVDPDVLLLDEPTNHLDFDGIRWLEELLVGSRAGLFFITHDRAFLDRVATRIVELDRGRLLSYPGNFSAYQTRKAQQLEVERVENDKFDKLLAQEEVWIRKGVEARRTRSVGRIARLVEMRNQRAERRNVQGNVKLDVGQGERSGKIVAELTDVTKRFGERTVIDHFSTTVMRGDKIGFIGPNGAGKTTLLKLILGEIAPDEGTVRVGTNPQVAYFDQMRAQLDPEKSLADTISPGSDWIEVNGTRKHVMSYLGDFLFAPERARSPVKSLSGGERNRLLLARLFARPANVLVLDEPTNDLDIPTLELLEELLSDYDGTVLLVSHDRAFLDNVVTSVIASEGGGEWREYVGGFTDWQTQSERAARLAQEAAAKNAPKVVAREAVPKESAAGRNAQRTVKLSFKEQRELEALPETIAALEAEQKAIGAQLEDGSIFARDAKEGARLTERYAAIDDELFAALERWEALEAKRK from the coding sequence ATGTCGCTTTATTCCATCGTCGACGCGCAGCTCGCATTCGGCCACGTCGCGCTGCTCGATCACGCCGACTTCTCGCTCGAAGCCGGTGAACGCGTTGGGCTCATCGGGCGCAACGGCGCGGGCAAATCGTCGCTGCTCAAGATCGTCGCCGGGCTCATGCATCCCGACGACGGCCTCGTTACCGGGCAGCAGGCGCTGTCGACCGTCTACGTGCCGCAGGAGCCCGAGTTCGATGCGCAAGCGTCGGTCTTCGATACGGTTGCGGGCGGTCTTGCGCCGATGCGCGCGTCGCTCGACGAGTACGACGCCGTCGCCCACGCGCTCGCGGCAACACCCGAAGGCGCCGAGCACGACGCGTTGCTCGCGCGCATGAACACGCTGCAATCGGCGCTCGATACCGCGGGCGCATGGAATTGGCGCACGCGCGTCGCCACCACGATCGCGCAACTGAATCTCGATGGGGACGCGCGCGTCGGCGCGCTCTCGGGCGGCATGCAAAAGCGCGTCGCGCTCGCGCAAGCGCTCGTGGTCGATCCCGACGTGCTGCTGCTCGACGAGCCGACGAACCACCTCGATTTCGACGGCATCCGCTGGCTCGAGGAGTTGCTCGTCGGCTCGCGCGCCGGCTTGTTCTTCATCACGCACGATCGCGCGTTTCTCGATCGTGTCGCCACACGCATCGTCGAGCTCGATCGCGGCCGTTTGCTGTCGTACCCGGGCAATTTCTCGGCGTATCAGACACGCAAGGCCCAGCAGCTCGAGGTCGAGCGCGTCGAGAACGACAAGTTCGACAAGCTGCTCGCGCAAGAGGAAGTGTGGATACGCAAGGGCGTCGAGGCGCGTCGCACGCGCAGCGTCGGGCGCATCGCGCGGCTCGTCGAGATGCGCAACCAGAGGGCCGAGCGCCGCAACGTGCAAGGCAACGTGAAGCTCGACGTCGGGCAGGGCGAGCGCTCGGGCAAGATCGTGGCCGAACTGACCGACGTCACCAAGCGCTTCGGCGAACGGACGGTCATCGACCATTTCTCGACGACGGTCATGCGCGGCGACAAGATCGGCTTCATCGGTCCGAACGGCGCGGGCAAGACCACGCTGCTCAAGCTCATTCTCGGCGAAATCGCACCCGACGAAGGCACCGTGCGCGTCGGCACGAATCCGCAGGTGGCCTACTTCGATCAGATGCGCGCGCAGCTCGATCCCGAGAAGAGCCTTGCCGATACGATCAGCCCCGGCAGCGATTGGATCGAGGTCAACGGCACACGTAAGCACGTCATGAGCTACCTCGGCGATTTTCTGTTTGCACCGGAGCGTGCGCGCTCGCCTGTGAAGTCGCTCTCGGGCGGCGAGCGCAACCGGCTCTTGCTCGCGCGGCTTTTCGCCCGGCCCGCGAACGTGCTCGTGCTCGACGAGCCGACGAACGATCTCGACATTCCCACGCTGGAGCTGCTCGAGGAGTTGCTGTCCGACTACGACGGCACCGTGCTGCTCGTCAGCCATGATCGCGCGTTCCTAGACAACGTCGTTACGTCGGTGATCGCGTCGGAAGGGGGCGGCGAGTGGCGCGAGTACGTCGGCGGTTTCACAGACTGGCAAACGCAAAGCGAGCGTGCCGCGCGTCTCGCACAGGAGGCCGCCGCCAAGAACGCACCGAAGGTTGTGGCGCGCGAGGCTGTGCCCAAGGAGAGCGCCGCGGGGCGCAACGCGCAGCGCACCGTGAAGCTCTCGTTCAAGGAGCAGCGCGAACTCGAAGCGCTGCCCGAGACGATTGCTGCGCTCGAGGCCGAGCAAAAGGCGATCGGCGCTCAGCTCGAGGACGGTTCGATCTTTGCGCGCGATGCAAAGGAAGGCGCGCGGCTGACCGAGCGCTATGCGGCGATCGACGACGAGCTGTTCGCCGCGTTGGAGCGCTGGGAGGCGCTCGAAGCGAAACGCAAATAA
- a CDS encoding DNA topoisomerase IV subunit B, which translates to MSTKKPSAAYSEASIKVLKGLEPVKQRPGMYTRTENPLHVIQEVIDNASDEALGGHGRQITVTLHADQSVSVDDDGRGIPFGLHPDEGVPVIEIVYTRLHAGGKFDKAAGGAYTFSGGLHGVGVSVTNALSSRLDVTVWREGKVAQIGFAHGDVVRPLVVRAVERGEKRTGTRVTAQPDPKYFDSANLPLGELQRLLRSKAVLLPGVEVVLVNEKTGERQSWKYEDGLRGYLLEGMAGSELLIPLFEGERYADSARTNEDAFAEGEGAAWVVAWSEEGPLQRESYVNLIPTPAGGTHESGLRDGLFQAVKSFVELHNLQPKGVKLLAEDVFARVSFVLSAKVLDPQFQGQIKERLNSRDAVKLISSFTRPALELWLNQHVEHGKKLAELVIKQAQARTRAGQKVEKRKSSGVAVLPGKLTDCESTDISRNELFLVEGDSAGGSAKMGRDKEFQAILPLRGKVLNTWETERDRLFANNEVHDISVAIGVDPHNPDDSVDLSNLRYGKICILSDADVDGAHIQVLLLTLFFKHFPQLIERKHVYVARPPLFRVDAPARGKKPAQKLYALDEGELEAILDKLRKDGVRETQWSISRFKGLGEMSAEQLWDTTMNPDTRRLMPVELGELEYEGTVSRMTMLMGKGEAAARRSWLEEKGNEVEADI; encoded by the coding sequence ATGTCCACGAAAAAGCCAAGCGCCGCATACAGCGAGGCGTCGATCAAGGTGCTCAAAGGGCTCGAGCCGGTCAAGCAGCGGCCGGGCATGTACACGCGCACCGAAAATCCGCTGCACGTCATCCAAGAAGTCATCGACAACGCGTCCGACGAAGCGCTCGGCGGCCATGGCCGGCAGATCACGGTCACGCTGCATGCCGATCAATCGGTCTCCGTCGACGACGACGGGCGCGGCATTCCGTTCGGCCTGCATCCCGACGAAGGCGTGCCCGTCATCGAAATCGTCTATACGCGCCTGCACGCGGGCGGCAAGTTCGATAAGGCCGCCGGCGGGGCGTACACGTTCTCGGGCGGTCTGCACGGGGTGGGCGTGTCGGTCACGAACGCGTTGTCGTCGCGGCTCGATGTCACGGTCTGGCGCGAGGGCAAGGTGGCCCAAATCGGCTTCGCGCACGGCGACGTCGTGCGTCCGCTGGTGGTGCGGGCCGTCGAGCGGGGCGAGAAGCGCACGGGCACGCGAGTAACGGCGCAGCCCGACCCGAAGTACTTCGACTCGGCGAACCTGCCGCTCGGCGAACTGCAGCGGCTCTTGCGCTCGAAGGCCGTGCTGCTGCCCGGCGTGGAGGTCGTGCTAGTCAACGAAAAGACGGGCGAGCGCCAAAGCTGGAAATACGAAGACGGCTTGCGCGGTTATTTGCTCGAGGGCATGGCGGGCAGCGAGCTGTTGATTCCGCTATTCGAGGGCGAACGCTACGCGGACAGCGCGCGCACGAACGAGGACGCGTTCGCCGAAGGCGAGGGCGCCGCGTGGGTCGTCGCGTGGAGCGAGGAAGGGCCGCTTCAGCGCGAATCCTACGTGAACCTCATTCCGACGCCGGCAGGGGGCACGCACGAGTCGGGCTTGCGCGACGGGCTCTTTCAAGCGGTCAAGAGTTTCGTCGAGTTGCACAATCTGCAGCCCAAGGGCGTGAAGCTGCTTGCCGAAGATGTCTTCGCACGCGTGTCGTTCGTGCTGTCGGCGAAGGTCCTCGATCCGCAATTCCAAGGGCAGATCAAGGAGCGGCTGAACAGCCGCGACGCCGTCAAGCTCATCTCGTCGTTCACGCGTCCCGCGCTCGAGCTTTGGCTCAATCAGCACGTCGAGCACGGCAAGAAACTCGCCGAGCTCGTCATCAAACAGGCTCAGGCGCGCACGCGGGCGGGCCAGAAAGTCGAAAAGCGCAAGAGTTCGGGCGTCGCCGTGTTGCCGGGCAAGCTGACCGATTGCGAATCGACCGACATCTCGCGCAACGAGCTGTTTCTCGTCGAAGGCGATTCGGCGGGCGGCTCGGCCAAGATGGGCCGTGACAAAGAATTCCAGGCGATCCTGCCGCTGCGCGGCAAGGTGCTCAATACGTGGGAGACGGAGCGTGACCGGCTGTTCGCGAACAACGAGGTGCACGACATCTCGGTGGCGATCGGCGTCGATCCGCATAATCCCGACGACAGCGTCGATCTGTCGAATTTGCGCTACGGCAAGATTTGCATCTTGTCGGATGCGGACGTCGACGGCGCGCACATTCAAGTGCTCTTGCTGACGCTGTTCTTCAAGCATTTTCCGCAATTGATCGAACGCAAGCATGTGTATGTCGCGCGGCCGCCGCTGTTTCGCGTCGATGCGCCCGCGCGCGGCAAGAAGCCCGCGCAAAAACTCTACGCGCTCGATGAAGGCGAACTCGAGGCGATACTCGACAAGCTGCGCAAGGACGGTGTGCGCGAAACGCAGTGGTCGATCAGCCGTTTCAAAGGGCTCGGCGAGATGAGCGCCGAGCAGCTATGGGATACGACGATGAACCCCGACACGCGTCGGCTCATGCCGGTCGAGCTCGGCGAACTCGAATACGAGGGCACGGTTTCGCGCATGACGATGCTGATGGGCAAGGGCGAAGCGGCGGCGCGCCGCAGTTGGCTCGAAGAGAAAGGCAACGAAGTCGAAGCCGATATTTGA
- a CDS encoding CopD family protein has translation MSIAIDVALFAHLASVAVWIGGMVFAHFCLRPALADVSPQLRLPLIESVFGRFFNWIGAAVIAILISGGFLMTRFGGGHAPWQVNLMAALGVVMMLIFGHVRFAVFPRIRRAVQAQRWPDGARAVDTMRRLVLGIAAIVAAVLARGF, from the coding sequence CTGTCGATTGCGATCGACGTTGCATTGTTCGCGCACTTGGCCTCGGTTGCAGTTTGGATCGGCGGCATGGTGTTTGCGCATTTTTGTTTGCGTCCCGCGCTGGCCGACGTGTCGCCGCAGCTCCGGTTGCCGCTGATCGAGTCTGTGTTCGGGCGGTTTTTCAATTGGATCGGCGCGGCCGTGATCGCGATCCTGATCTCGGGTGGCTTCCTGATGACGCGCTTCGGCGGCGGGCACGCGCCGTGGCAGGTCAACCTGATGGCGGCGCTCGGCGTCGTCATGATGCTGATCTTCGGCCATGTGCGATTCGCGGTGTTTCCTCGCATCCGCCGCGCCGTGCAGGCGCAGCGCTGGCCGGACGGCGCGCGCGCCGTCGATACGATGCGCCGGCTCGTGCTCGGCATCGCCGCCATCGTCGCCGCCGTGCTCGCTCGCGGGTTCTGA
- a CDS encoding tyrosine-type recombinase/integrase, translating into MPLTDTAIKNAKAADKPIKMFDGGGLFLLVNPAGQRYWRLKYRFDGKEKLLAIGVYPETGLAAARKRRDEARELLAAGTDPGEAKKEAKRQRALSAANSFEAVAREWFEGQRGGWTAGYADKVIASLEGDVFPTLGARPIAEIEAHHLVDILRTVEARGVRETAKRILQRSRAVFQYGIMTGRCARNPASDVDAAVILKKGPGVQHMARVKALELPQLMRDIAGYGGDLVTRLALEFMAVTFVRTAELIGAKWDEINAEAAEWRIPAERMKMKTPHIVPLSRQALAILEQLHTINGSREFVFRSPQGRGPISNNTMLYALYRMGYKSRMTGHGFRGLAATALREMGYSRDIVEVQLAHVERNQVTAAYVHAEYLPERRQMMQHWSDFVDAARSGAKVVAGKFGAAA; encoded by the coding sequence ATGCCGCTGACCGATACCGCAATCAAGAACGCGAAGGCCGCCGACAAGCCAATCAAGATGTTCGACGGCGGCGGGCTGTTCCTCCTCGTCAATCCGGCTGGTCAGAGATACTGGCGGCTGAAATACCGGTTTGACGGCAAGGAGAAGTTGCTCGCGATAGGTGTGTATCCTGAGACGGGTCTAGCGGCGGCACGTAAGAGACGCGACGAAGCCCGCGAGCTACTGGCGGCTGGCACAGACCCCGGCGAGGCGAAGAAGGAGGCGAAGCGGCAACGCGCACTGAGCGCGGCAAACTCTTTCGAGGCCGTGGCGCGAGAATGGTTTGAGGGGCAGCGCGGCGGATGGACGGCGGGCTACGCCGACAAGGTTATTGCGTCGCTAGAGGGTGACGTGTTCCCTACCCTTGGAGCGCGCCCTATCGCTGAGATCGAGGCGCACCACCTGGTGGACATTCTGCGGACGGTCGAGGCGCGGGGTGTTCGTGAAACGGCGAAGCGCATCCTACAGCGCAGCCGTGCGGTGTTTCAGTACGGGATTATGACCGGACGATGCGCGCGCAACCCGGCAAGCGATGTTGATGCGGCTGTCATCCTGAAAAAAGGGCCGGGAGTACAGCATATGGCCCGCGTGAAGGCGCTGGAGTTACCACAACTGATGCGCGACATTGCCGGATATGGCGGCGACCTCGTAACCCGTCTGGCGCTTGAATTCATGGCTGTCACGTTCGTGCGTACCGCCGAACTGATCGGCGCGAAGTGGGACGAGATCAACGCCGAGGCCGCCGAGTGGCGCATCCCCGCCGAGCGCATGAAGATGAAAACCCCACACATCGTCCCATTGAGCCGCCAGGCACTCGCCATTCTGGAGCAGCTACACACAATCAACGGCAGCCGGGAATTCGTTTTCCGCAGTCCGCAAGGTCGGGGGCCAATCTCGAATAACACGATGCTCTACGCTCTTTACCGGATGGGCTACAAGTCACGGATGACCGGGCACGGGTTCCGGGGACTGGCCGCTACGGCTTTGCGCGAGATGGGCTACTCGCGTGACATTGTTGAGGTTCAACTCGCACACGTCGAGCGCAACCAGGTGACAGCAGCATACGTCCATGCGGAATATCTGCCAGAGCGTCGCCAGATGATGCAGCATTGGTCGGACTTCGTTGACGCCGCTCGGTCAGGGGCGAAGGTCGTTGCTGGCAAGTTTGGCGCGGCTGCTTGA